The Bacteroidota bacterium DNA segment GTTTTAGTAAACAAAAATTCCCGCGTAATTGTTCAGGGTTTCACTGGTGGCGAAGGAACTTTTCACGCCACACAAATGATTGAATACGGAACCAATGTGGTGGGAGGTGTAACTCCCGGCAAAGGCGGAACCAAACATCTGGATAAACCTGTTTTCAATACTGTTTCAGATGCAGTGAAAACTGCTGGCGCGGATGTGTCTGTGATTTTTGTTCCTCCTCCGTTTGCGGCAGATGCCATCATGGAAGCTGCTGAAGCAGGAATCAAAGTGATCATCTGCATCACCGAAGGAATTCCCACAAAAGATATGATAGCGGTAAAAGAATATTTAAAAGATAAAAACTGTCGCTTGGTTGGACCCAACTGTCCCGGTGTGATTACTCCGGGAGAAGCGAAGTGCGGCATTATGCCCGGATTCATTCACAGGAAAGGAACTATCGGAATTGTTTCACGCTCGGGAACTTTAACGTATGAAGCCGTTGATCAGGTTACAAAAGCAGGAATGGGTCAAAGCACTTGTATTGGAATTGGCGGTGACCCGATTCCCGGAACCACTACCAAAGATGCTGTTGAACTTTTTATGAACGACCCTGACACCGAAGGAATTATTATGATAGGAGAAATTGGCGGCAACATGGAAAACGAAGCGGCATATTATATAAAAGCAAATCCAAGAAAACCTGTTGTTGGATTTATTGCCGGACAAACCGCGCCTCCCGGAAGAAGAATGGGGCATGCGGGCGCTATCATTGGCGGAGCGGATGACACTGCCGCGGCAAAAATGAAAATCATGCGCGAGTGCGGAATTCATGTAGTGGATTCTCCTGCGGTGATTGGAAAAATGATGGCGAAGGTTCTGAATAAAGTAATGGCGTAACATAACAATAACAAATAAACAATAAACACAATGAAAAAAACAATTACCCTTTTAGCTGTTTTCGCTCTGGCGATTGCAGTTCATGCCCAATTGATCAACCCAGGTTTTGAAACATGGACCAATGACCTTGCAGTGCCAACGGCAATGAATCCTAACAGCGGCAACGGCACCACGGGCTGGTGGGATTATAATTTCTTCAATAGTCCGTTGGTTGGCAGCAGCCCCGTATCGGTGTTCAGATGCGATACTGCCCATTCCGGAAATTTTTCAGCCCGCATTAAAACAACCATTTACACCCCAACTTCATGGAACATTTATAAAGCATGGGGCATTCCTTTTATCGGACACAATTATTCTGATACATTGGGTATTGTATTTGACGGCAACCTCAACGAAACGAATCAGGTGTTTCAACCCGGCATTCCCTGCACTCAAAAATTAACTTCTTTCAGTTTCTATTACCAATATTTTCCTCAGGCAGGTGACACCGCGGAGTGCCGTGTGTTATTAGTGAAACAGCGCAATGCTGTGGCAGGTGGTTGGTTCAAAACAAATGTTGCCACCGGCTTAACCTGGCAGCAAGCTACTATTACTTTTGCTTATGTTGATACAGTAACACCCGACACGCTGTATACTTTATTCAGTTCTTCATCGCTCGACCGTTTGCCAAAACCCGGCAGCATTTTTTTGATTGATGATGCCAGCGTAACCGGAGCTTCGGGCGTTAACCAGATTTTAGCCGATGAAAGCCGCGTTGATGTTTTTCCTAATCCTGCTTCCAATGAAATTAATTTCCACGTTGCCGGTGTGAACAATGCTGCAACTATTTCAATTGTTGACATTACCGGAAAAGAAATTAGCAGCGTGGCAATACATAGCAACCTTACTACGGTTAATACCCACGCCTACAGTGACGGACTTTATTTTTACCAGCTTTATAACAAAGCAGGCAACCTCATTAAGTCAGACAAGTTTAGCGTTGTTAAATAGGCATGAATTTTATTGATTATATACCAAAGGTAAACGGAAATCCGAAAATGATTACACCGATTTTATTTTGATTACACAGATGAAACAACAGAAAAGCAATCGGTGTAATCATGTATTTTTTTCGAAAATCGGTGTAATCTCGGTATAAATAAAACATCTATGAAAAAACAATTGGTAACTACTGTTGCAGTGATGATTGCAATTTTATTTTACAGCATTCTGTTTGCTCAGGAGAGAAAAGACAAAGCTCAGTTCAAACCAAGATCAAATGAGTTTTATGAACAAGTGCAAAAAGGAGTGGAGGCATTTGAAGCGCCAAAGAAAGCGGATAAGCCATTGGCATTACGCATGGATTTCACCGGAATGGATGTTCCGAAATCCATGTCGGAATTCAAAACAGTGTTTGCTCAGAAACCAGAATCGCAGGGAGAAACCGGAACCTGCTGGTGTTTTTCCACCACTTCGTTTTACGAATCGGAAATAAAACGCCTGAGTAATCTGGACATTCAGCTTTCTGAATTATATACTGTTTACTGGCAGTATGTGGAGAAAGCAAAAGAGTTTGTGCGCACGCGCGGCACCTCTGCTTTTGATGAAGGTTCGGAAACAAACGGAGTGGCAGCCATGATGAAACAATATGGTATTGTTCCGTTGGATGCATATAACGGAATGAAAATCGGTCAGCCCTATCATAACCATAGTAAAATGGTGAATGAAATGAAAGCTTATCTGCAGGGAATTAAAACTGCAAACAACTGGAACACCGATGAGATTGTTTCTACCATAAAATCAATTATGAACTTTTATCTGGGCGAGCCGCCCACATCTGTAACGATTGCCGGAAAAAAAATGACGCCTCTTGAATACCTGAAGAACGTTACCAAATTAAATCCTGATGATTATGTTGATTTCATGAGCTTCATGGAAGCGCCTTATTGGACGCAGGCAGAATATAAAGTATCAGACAACTGGTGGCACTCGGCAGATTATTATAATGTTCCGCTGAATGATTATATGAGCATCATTAAAAGTGCAATCAAAAGCGGATACTCCATGTCAATTGGCGGTGATGTTTCAGAAAGCGGCATGGATAATAAATTAGGTGTTGCCATGATTCCAACGTATGATATTCCATCAGCATACATTGATGAATACGCGCGTCAGATGCGTTTCACAAATGGCTCTACCACCGATGATCATGCCATGCACCTGGTTGGCTATGAAGAAAAAACAAACGGAACTTGGTATCTGATCAAGGATTCCGGCAGCGGAGGACAAAACAACCAAACAGCGCCCGGCTATTGGTACATGCACGAAGATTTTATCAAGTTAAAAATGACCAGCTTCACTATTCACAAAGATGCCGTGAAAGAAATATTGGCTAAGTTTCCTAAGAAACCATGATGTGTGAATAAATTATTTCTTGCTTCATTACTTGCTGCGCTTTCATGCGGGCATTTATTGGCTCAGAAAAAAGACACTATTCTTCAGCAGGATGATTTGCTTTCTTCTCTCATTGCAGATAGTTCCCATCCGCAAAAATTACTTCCCGACCACATTATTTTCACACAG contains these protein-coding regions:
- the sucD gene encoding succinate--CoA ligase subunit alpha, yielding MSVLVNKNSRVIVQGFTGGEGTFHATQMIEYGTNVVGGVTPGKGGTKHLDKPVFNTVSDAVKTAGADVSVIFVPPPFAADAIMEAAEAGIKVIICITEGIPTKDMIAVKEYLKDKNCRLVGPNCPGVITPGEAKCGIMPGFIHRKGTIGIVSRSGTLTYEAVDQVTKAGMGQSTCIGIGGDPIPGTTTKDAVELFMNDPDTEGIIMIGEIGGNMENEAAYYIKANPRKPVVGFIAGQTAPPGRRMGHAGAIIGGADDTAAAKMKIMRECGIHVVDSPAVIGKMMAKVLNKVMA
- a CDS encoding T9SS type A sorting domain-containing protein, with the translated sequence MKKTITLLAVFALAIAVHAQLINPGFETWTNDLAVPTAMNPNSGNGTTGWWDYNFFNSPLVGSSPVSVFRCDTAHSGNFSARIKTTIYTPTSWNIYKAWGIPFIGHNYSDTLGIVFDGNLNETNQVFQPGIPCTQKLTSFSFYYQYFPQAGDTAECRVLLVKQRNAVAGGWFKTNVATGLTWQQATITFAYVDTVTPDTLYTLFSSSSLDRLPKPGSIFLIDDASVTGASGVNQILADESRVDVFPNPASNEINFHVAGVNNAATISIVDITGKEISSVAIHSNLTTVNTHAYSDGLYFYQLYNKAGNLIKSDKFSVVK
- a CDS encoding peptidase C1 is translated as MKKQLVTTVAVMIAILFYSILFAQERKDKAQFKPRSNEFYEQVQKGVEAFEAPKKADKPLALRMDFTGMDVPKSMSEFKTVFAQKPESQGETGTCWCFSTTSFYESEIKRLSNLDIQLSELYTVYWQYVEKAKEFVRTRGTSAFDEGSETNGVAAMMKQYGIVPLDAYNGMKIGQPYHNHSKMVNEMKAYLQGIKTANNWNTDEIVSTIKSIMNFYLGEPPTSVTIAGKKMTPLEYLKNVTKLNPDDYVDFMSFMEAPYWTQAEYKVSDNWWHSADYYNVPLNDYMSIIKSAIKSGYSMSIGGDVSESGMDNKLGVAMIPTYDIPSAYIDEYARQMRFTNGSTTDDHAMHLVGYEEKTNGTWYLIKDSGSGGQNNQTAPGYWYMHEDFIKLKMTSFTIHKDAVKEILAKFPKKP